One Actinomadura viridis genomic region harbors:
- the hisN gene encoding histidinol-phosphatase has translation MAGYSDDLRLAHVLADGADDITTKRFRALDLDIETKPDLTPVSDADRSVEEQIRGTLKRARPRDAVVGEEYGRTGYGQRTWIIDPIDATKNFVRGVPVWATLIALMENDEVVVGLVSAPALNRRWWAARGGGAWTGRSLSRATRMQVSSVTDLADASLSFSSLSGWEEQDRLDRFLDLTRAVWRTRAFGDFWSHMMVAEGAVDVSTEPEVSLWDLAALQVIVEEAGGMFTDLSGVPGPDGGSVVCTNGHLHADVLRTLGGGQLSLRI, from the coding sequence GTGGCGGGCTATTCCGATGACCTTCGTCTTGCGCACGTGCTGGCGGACGGGGCCGACGACATCACGACCAAGCGCTTCCGGGCGCTCGATCTCGACATCGAGACCAAGCCGGATCTGACCCCGGTCAGTGATGCCGACCGCAGCGTCGAGGAGCAGATCCGGGGGACGCTCAAGCGCGCCCGGCCGCGCGACGCGGTGGTGGGCGAGGAGTACGGCCGGACCGGCTACGGGCAGCGGACCTGGATCATCGACCCGATCGACGCCACGAAGAACTTCGTGCGCGGCGTCCCGGTGTGGGCCACCCTGATCGCGCTCATGGAGAACGACGAGGTGGTGGTCGGGCTGGTCTCGGCGCCCGCGCTCAACCGGCGGTGGTGGGCGGCGCGCGGCGGCGGCGCCTGGACGGGGCGGAGCCTGTCGCGGGCCACCCGGATGCAGGTGTCGTCGGTGACGGACCTGGCGGACGCCTCGCTGTCGTTCTCCAGTCTCAGCGGCTGGGAGGAGCAGGACCGGCTGGACCGCTTCCTCGACCTCACCCGCGCGGTGTGGCGCACCCGGGCGTTCGGCGATTTCTGGTCGCACATGATGGTCGCCGAGGGCGCGGTGGACGTCTCCACCGAGCCCGAGGTGTCGCTGTGGGACCTGGCCGCCCTCCAGGTGATCGTGGAGGAGGCGGGCGGGATGTTCACCGACCTGTCCGGCGTGCCCGGCCCGGACGGCGGCAGCGTGGTGTGCACCAACGGCCACCTGCACGCCGACGTGCTGCGCACCCTGGGCGGCGGCCAGCTCTCCCTGCGCATCTGA